One part of the Deinococcus sp. NW-56 genome encodes these proteins:
- a CDS encoding FmdE family protein has product MTAPAPPRLERLPALLEQSAALHRHLCPRQVLGARIGLKAGEWLGLDFPRSDKRVLVFVETDGCFADGVSVASGCWLGRRTMRLVDHGKVAATFVDTKTGRAVRIAPRPDLRARVREGRPDGQKRWDAYMAAYQTWLDEALLTVQPVRLTLDLAALISVAGVRTVCDRCGEEIINGREVTSPGETLCRDCAGERYWEPG; this is encoded by the coding sequence GTGACCGCCCCCGCGCCTCCCCGCCTGGAACGGCTGCCCGCGCTGCTGGAGCAGAGTGCGGCCCTGCACCGTCACCTCTGCCCCCGGCAGGTGCTGGGCGCCCGCATCGGTTTGAAAGCCGGGGAGTGGCTGGGGTTGGACTTTCCGCGCAGCGACAAGCGGGTGCTCGTCTTCGTGGAGACCGACGGCTGCTTCGCGGACGGCGTGTCGGTGGCGAGCGGCTGCTGGCTGGGCCGCCGCACGATGCGGCTGGTCGACCACGGCAAGGTGGCGGCGACCTTCGTGGACACCAAGACCGGCCGGGCCGTCCGCATCGCCCCCCGTCCCGACCTGCGTGCCCGCGTCCGCGAAGGTCGTCCGGACGGCCAGAAACGCTGGGACGCCTATATGGCCGCCTACCAGACCTGGCTCGACGAGGCGCTGCTGACCGTGCAGCCCGTGCGCCTGACCCTCGACCTCGCGGCGCTGATCAGCGTGGCGGGGGTGCGGACGGTGTGCGACCGCTGCGGCGAGGAGATCATCAACGGGCGGGAGGTCACGTCCCCAGGTGAAACGCTGTGCCGCGACTGCGCGGGCGAGCGCTACTGGGAACCGGGCTGA
- a CDS encoding nitrate/nitrite transporter, translated as MTTLPQAGATEVRDRRRVLTLSTAAFTLMFAVWLMFGILGLPIRQEFGLTDVQLSWLTAVAVLNGSFWRLPAGIITDRLGGKRVLGTMLLLTAIPCFLIASVQSYPALLALAFLVGFAGNSFSVGIAWNSVWFPREQQGAALGVFGAGNVGASVTKFIGPALIASLPAAGLLGGLMPGGWRGVPFIYGCLLVLMGLTVLALAPRVDRFPGQGRRLADMLRPLRDVRVWRFGLYYVVFFGAYVALAAWMPKYYVDVYGLSLQAAALLTALFIFPASLLRPLGGYLSDRYGARAATYGAFGLMLLSLGVMMMPSGHIVLYVPGDGGSVTTREVMHFALGVWPFTALLFLVGVGMGVGKAAVYKHIPEYFPKDVGAVGGLVGMLGGLGGFFLTPLFAYAKNALGFPQSTFFVVFVITLISVVWMQFTIMRMMNRAAPHLQANIDGDAVHT; from the coding sequence ATGACCACCCTCCCGCAGGCCGGGGCGACCGAGGTTCGGGACCGCCGCCGGGTGCTGACGCTCTCGACTGCCGCGTTCACGCTGATGTTCGCGGTGTGGCTGATGTTCGGCATCCTGGGGTTGCCCATTCGCCAGGAGTTCGGCCTGACCGACGTGCAGCTCTCGTGGCTGACGGCGGTGGCGGTGCTCAACGGCTCGTTCTGGCGTCTGCCCGCCGGAATCATCACCGACCGCCTGGGCGGCAAGCGGGTGCTGGGCACCATGCTGCTGCTCACGGCCATCCCCTGTTTCCTGATCGCGTCCGTGCAGAGCTACCCGGCGCTGCTCGCGCTCGCCTTTCTGGTGGGCTTCGCGGGCAACAGCTTCTCGGTGGGGATCGCCTGGAACAGCGTGTGGTTTCCGCGCGAGCAGCAGGGCGCGGCGCTGGGCGTCTTCGGGGCCGGGAACGTGGGGGCGTCGGTCACCAAGTTTATCGGCCCGGCCCTGATCGCCTCGCTGCCCGCCGCCGGGCTCCTGGGCGGCCTGATGCCGGGCGGCTGGCGCGGCGTGCCCTTCATCTACGGGTGCCTGCTGGTGCTGATGGGCCTGACCGTCCTCGCGCTCGCCCCGCGCGTGGACCGCTTTCCGGGGCAGGGGCGGCGCCTCGCGGACATGCTGCGCCCGCTGCGCGACGTGCGGGTGTGGCGCTTCGGGCTGTACTACGTGGTCTTTTTCGGGGCGTACGTGGCCCTCGCCGCGTGGATGCCCAAGTATTACGTGGACGTGTACGGCCTGAGCCTCCAGGCGGCGGCGCTGCTCACCGCGCTGTTTATCTTTCCGGCCAGCCTGCTGCGCCCCCTGGGCGGCTACCTCAGCGACCGCTACGGGGCGCGGGCGGCGACCTACGGCGCCTTCGGGTTGATGCTGCTTTCCCTCGGCGTGATGATGATGCCCAGCGGCCACATCGTGCTGTATGTGCCCGGCGACGGGGGAAGCGTGACCACCCGCGAGGTGATGCACTTCGCGCTGGGCGTGTGGCCCTTTACCGCGCTGCTCTTCCTCGTCGGGGTGGGGATGGGCGTGGGCAAGGCCGCCGTCTACAAGCACATTCCGGAGTATTTTCCGAAGGACGTGGGCGCGGTGGGCGGCCTGGTCGGGATGCTGGGCGGCCTGGGCGGCTTCTTCCTGACCCCGCTGTTCGCCTACGCGAAGAACGCGCTGGGCTTTCCCCAGAGCACCTTCTTCGTCGTGTTCGTGATTACCCTGATCTCGGTGGTCTGGATGCAGTTCACCATCATGCGGATGATGAACCGTGCCGCGCCCCACCTCCAGGCCAATATCGACGGCGACGCCGTCCACACCTGA
- a CDS encoding hemerythrin domain-containing protein yields the protein MSTRSCSSVPPPQESPCELESAGAGPLVAALNRLKVGLEALGGASTPPCPERVRVQRVWSDLADGVETHLLKEDVMFLPALHHLAAGRPAQVPLGLHLQGPIDLLREEHTALLGSLDDGLALLEKGAPGLSLAERQTLQSHAAALGHTLRDHIQLQEEVLFPRVLAGTGSAL from the coding sequence GTGTCCACCCGGAGCTGTTCGTCCGTTCCTCCGCCCCAGGAATCTCCTTGCGAACTGGAGAGCGCCGGTGCCGGGCCACTCGTCGCCGCCCTCAACAGGCTGAAGGTTGGCCTGGAGGCACTGGGTGGGGCCAGCACCCCGCCGTGCCCCGAGCGGGTGCGGGTGCAGCGCGTCTGGAGCGACCTCGCAGATGGGGTGGAGACCCACCTTCTCAAGGAGGACGTGATGTTCCTCCCGGCCCTGCACCACCTCGCGGCGGGGCGCCCGGCACAGGTGCCGCTCGGCCTGCACCTTCAGGGACCGATCGACCTGCTGCGCGAGGAGCACACGGCCTTGCTGGGCAGCCTGGACGACGGTCTCGCGCTTCTGGAGAAGGGGGCACCGGGCTTGAGTCTGGCCGAGCGTCAAACCCTCCAGAGCCACGCCGCCGCGCTGGGCCACACGCTGCGGGACCACATTCAGCTTCAGGAAGAGGTCCTGTTTCCCCGCGTGCTGGCCGGAACCGGGTCGGCGCTCTGA